The proteins below come from a single Triticum aestivum cultivar Chinese Spring chromosome 5D, IWGSC CS RefSeq v2.1, whole genome shotgun sequence genomic window:
- the LOC123125252 gene encoding putative cyclin-F1-1: MLLQPMNNLRQAAVPAVHPVSWVMGARRENMGLKCADPYEPDVDADLRAKERNPREHPDADYMSKMQQGHLSPSMRAELVLWMDAFARNLGGLPEGMLCRAVAYLDRVLSVRPVPAHDEALQLVAAAAVSLGAKHEQSSSGRRLDAQLVEAFLGTTVHMVEEMEWELFMDLGCAMDGPTAYTFVDHFTRFFQWEDELLVRSLALRLVNLTLPFFGFVGRILPSAMAASALFLARQILGVPLSHDLEEVMGYKAVELTGCICALEKLLPKKNL, translated from the coding sequence ATGCTGCTCCAGCCGATGAACAACCTGCGACAAGCCGCCGTCCCGGCCGTTCATCCCGTCTCTTGGGTCATGGGCGCCCGACGAGAAAACATGGGGCTCAAGTGCGCGGATCCCTACGAGCCTGATGTCGACGCCGACCTCCGGGCCAAGGAGAGGAACCCCAGGGAGCACCCCGACGCCGACTACATGTCCAAGATGCAGCAGGGCCACCTGAGCCCGTCCATGCGCGCCGAGCTCGTGCTCTGGATGGACGCGTTCGCCCGgaacctcggtggcctcccggaGGGCATGCTCTGCCGCGCCGTCGCCTACCTCGACCGCGTCCTGTCCGTGCGCCCCGTTCCGGCCCACGACGAGGCGCTCCAActcgtggccgccgccgccgtctccctcggcGCCAAGCACGAGCAGTCCTCCAGCGGGCGGAGGCTCGACGCCCAACTCGTCGAGGCGTTCCTGGGGACCACCGTGCACATGGTGGAGGAGATGGAGTGGGAGCTCTTCATGGATCTCGGCTGCGCCATGGACGGCCCGACCGCGTACACCTTCGTCGACCACTTCACGAGGTTCTTCCAGTGGGAGGATGAGCTCTTGGTGAGGTCCCTGGCGCTTCGGCTGGTCAACCTGACGTTGCCATTTTTCGGGTTCGTTGGACGGATCCTGCCGTCGGCCATGGCTGCATCGGCGCTGTTCCTCGCCAGGCAGATCCTCGGCGTGCCGTTGAGCCACGATCTGGAGGAGGTGATGGGGTACAAGGCGGTGGAGTTGACGGGTTGCATATGCGCCTTAGAGAAGCTGCTTCCCAAGAAAAATCTCTAA